In the Caenorhabditis elegans chromosome X genome, one interval contains:
- the famk-1 gene encoding Extracellular serine/threonine protein kinase CeFam20 (Confirmed by transcript evidence), with protein sequence MRCNIKRLFTLAIGVFAATLVIISFSKDNYEREWKQGPQSNEARAVGHQSPDLFPVGQNSLPHQPIPPSLGEKDLSDPFNFLFSSNKITLRKLYDLTKNVDFDQLRQNECKKNITLSKFWEKSEQRNVPEDDNWERFYSNIGSCSVYSDDQMIDNLLHDLNTSPIKHVHIMDGGTQVKFVFTFKNDKQAVFKPMRFGRDYESDPNHFYFSDFERHHAEIATFHLDRVLGFRRAIPTVGRVLNMTTELFEKAEKKLKKTFFFSPAKNFCFVSRCDYYCDTTHAICGLPDMKEGSVQVFLPDESAVPRKHNRSPYRRTYSKKNQVAEWQSSMNYCTDKVKTKRQYAHGRRLLDLVDIHILDYLIGNQDRHHFESFNVFNDLPSYAIHLDHGRAFGRSDFDDDDIILPLRQCCILRPSTFQTLMNFYSTPKSLTKALHESLSKDPAHPILAYKHYPAMERRLAKIMSHILECFESRGVAEVLVAEYNNPDVSDAEQNDEEQSEEHQDKKDDKKTV encoded by the exons ATGCGGTGCAATATAAAGCGATTATTCACTTTGGCGATCGGAGTTTTTGCGGCTACACTGGTTATAATCTCGTTTTCCAAGGACAACTATGAAA GAGAATGGAAACAAGGACCTCAATCAAACGAAGCACGAGCTGTAGGCCACCAGAGTCCCGACTTGTTTCCAGTCGGACAAAATAGTCTACCACACCAGCCAATTCCTCCAAGCCTTGGCGAGAAGGATCTTAGTGATCCATTCAACTTCTTGTTTTCATCTAACAAAATCACTTTACGCAAACTTTATGATCTCActaaaaatgtagattttgaTCAGTTAAGGCAGAACGAGTGCAAGAAGAACATCACGCTTTCAAAGTTCTGGGAGAAGTCTGAACA GAGAAATGTGCCGGAAGATGACAACTGGGAGAGGTTCTACTCAAACATTGGAAGTTGTTCGGTGTACTCGGATGATCAAATGATTGACAACTTGCTGCACGATCTCAACACAAGTCCCATCAAACACGTGCACATTATGGATGGAGGCACTCAAGTGAAATTTGTGTTCACCTTCAAAAACGATAAGCAGGCCGTGTTTAAGCCGATGAG atttggacGCGATTATGAATCGGATCCGAATCATTTCTACTTCAGTGATTTTGAACGACATCATGCAGAAATCGCAACTTTCCATTTAGACAG AGTGCTCGGCTTCCGACGAGCAATCCCCACCGTTGGACGAGTTCTCAATATGACAACTGAGCTGTTCGAAAAAGCAGAGAAAAAACTCAAGAAGACTTTCTTCTTCTCTCCAG cCAAAAACTTTTGCTTCGTGTCACGATGCGATTATTACTGCGACACGACACATGCAATTTGCGGTCTTCCTGATATGAAGGAAGGCAGTGTGCAAGTGTTCTTACCCGACGAGTCAGCAGTTCCTCGGAAGCATAATAGGAGTCCGTATAGACG AACCTACTCGAAAAAGAATCAAGTAGCTGAATGGCAGTCGAGTATGAATTATTGCACGGATAAGGTGAAAACCAAGCGACAATATGCTCATGGAAGAAGGTTACTTGATCTGGTTGATATTCATATTTTGGATTATTTAATAG GAAACCAAGACCGTCATCACTTCGAATCCTTCAACGTGTTCAACGATCTTCCTTCCTATGCGATCCATCTCGACCATGGTCGAGCATTTGGCAGATCTGACTTTGACGATGACGACATCATTCTCCCGCTCCGACAATGCTGCATCCTACGTCCATCCACTTTCCAGACCCTTATGAATTTCTACAGTACACCAAAGTCACTGACGAAAGCCCTACACGAGTCATTATCGAAAGATCCAGCCCATCCGATTTTGGCTTATAAGCATTATCCGGCAATGGAAAGGCGGTTAGCAAAAA ttatgTCTCACATACTGGAATGCTTCGAAAGCCGGGGAGTTGCCGAAGTTCTAGTTGCCGAGTACAACAACCCCGATGTCTCAGACGCCGAGCAAAACGACGAAGAGCAAAGCGAGGAGCATCAGGATAAGAAGGATGATAAGAAAACTGTTTAG
- the H03A11.13 gene encoding uncharacterized protein (Confirmed by transcript evidence), translated as MKLKPAKSKK; from the coding sequence ATGAAGCTGAAACCAGCAAAGAGCAAGAAGTGA